One Drosophila subpulchrella strain 33 F10 #4 breed RU33 chromosome 2R, RU_Dsub_v1.1 Primary Assembly, whole genome shotgun sequence genomic window, TGTAATTATATTTGCTGCTGCGCGTTTTTGGCTTCATCATCAGTATCATCATCATTGTGGTCATTACTGTTACCCAGGCATTGTGCACCGCCAGcaacatgttgctgctgctgctgctgttgctgctgcgcctCCAAGTAGCaactgtccgtctgtccgactgtCAGTTCTGATGGCAACTGTTGATAATTATAATCCGCTTGTGGTTAAAATGGTGTTGCCTACCTTACTGGCGATAAGCGCGCATGAATAATTATGTTGCCGCTGTCTCcgagttgttgctgctgctaatgttgctgttgctgctgctgcaatgTCGCCTGCGCGACAACTCATGAATAATTAATGCACTGCCGCGACTCCCGGCGACTGGCTGAAATGTTGCTgccgtagcagcagcagcagcagcagcagcagcagcaacagcagcaacttgTCTTGGTATCTTTTCAATTACAGCAGGAAATCGTGAATTACGCCGGACCAGAGCTAGAGTTGGCCATAAAAGAGCAAATGCTGTTCTCATTGTTGATTAAACCTGACAGTCGTTATTGTATCTgagcaaatatttattaaatacacCGCAAATCTCCTCAGAGGGTGCCGACAACAATTAACACTTGAATGGCAGCGGCGGCAGTAGCGCAACTATTATCAACTCAATTTGAATAAATTCGCTCGTGACACAAAAGTAAAGAAGGGGAAAACGCTGAAATTCCCACCTTAAATTAAATAAGCAATGAGTTTGtctcgcaaaaaaaaaaaagaaaaaaggttCGGGGCGGTCGCACAATTGGCACTTGAAAGGCATCAAGATACAATGGCAAtaactgcagcagcaacatcagcagggGAGACAGCGGCAAACGAGCTAAACAAGTATTGCTGCTGTGCCGagaagcagcagcaacggcagcagcaacagcaacgacggcagcaacatcagcagatAAAAGGCAGACAAAAGGCACGAGATGTGAGAGACGTCTAGGGTTGCTGTTGCGCCGCTGCCCCTGCTGCATGGGAATTGAATTCCATTCAAAAGACGGCAGCAGGCTGTTTGTCATActtgcaacagcaacagcaaaagcAACACGGCAGCAACATTGCCAAGAAGCAGAACCCAGTGAAATGGCTTACATGCATTTCTCTGCCTCTCTTCCAGCAGGCGTGTTGAGGTGTGTTGAGATAGCATCTTGCATAAAATTACTGCCAGTGGTAGGAGCAACATCAGCATctccaccaccagcagcagcagcagcggcagcaacagcagcaggagcaacagcagcagccaccagcGACGTGGTTGCCTGATGCTATGCCACTGATAGCCTCGAAATTGTTGGCAGTTGCAATTTGCTGTTTGGAATTTTAAGCGAGCCAACAATGAAGTTCAAACCGAAGCGAGGGAAACGAAATAAAAAAGCGAACTAAAAGATAAAAACCCAGAGAACCCAAAGGAAGAAAGCCAGAGGAGCCCGACAGCAACATCATTCTCATGCTCATcagcagcaaaagcagcagcagcaaaaagtTTAACCCGTCTCTGTTTTCGATTTTTGATTGCCTTTAAAAAGATTCGATTTTCGGAACAAAGGTAGTCTAGATTGTATTGGGTTTACTCATAGTTTTCGGGGCGGAACATGTCATGTTTGCATAATGCTGATAACTTTTTTGGAAAGTCATTAAAAGAAGCCTTAGCTCTTGTTCGCAGACATCTTCTGACGCTTGATACTCAAAtttccttttaaaaaaaatactcaaaccttagccaacattatgtttATTACGAGCTTGACTAAAGGCAAAGGAGTTAActtaaataatacaaattataGGTGATATTAGATACTCTCATTTTACATTTCAAAAGGTAAGTTAAGATCATACGTTCAGCAACTTCAAGTTGAATTTGCTCTCAAAACAAGAAAAGGAACAGTCTtggtaatttaaatttaaactgGGCTGAATATGGGTTAAGTTCTGGCCTCTGAATTCGAAGTTGGAGACTGCGCTAAATTCGAGACCTGCGATTGCAATAAAAGTCAGCAGGCAGGCACTGATGTGGTGCTGCTGCCCACCtctccacatccacatccccgtccacatccacatccacatccagcTCCTGCTCGAGAGCTCCTGCCTGCTCCTTACCCATTTGAATTTCATTTCAGTGGGGCctttcgtttttatttattttttatttttcagctCGCTTCCATTCAATTTCTGCCGTTGCCTTGCCGCCATCTGAGCTTTGCATAAGCCCGTAGTTCATTTGAGagaaagaaaacaaaacaaagccaaataaaaccaaacaaaCCAGAGGCGAggaaaaaatcgaaataagATATAGTCGGGCAGCGGcaggcagcagcagccagcACGATTTATGTTAATCAGACAAGAAGGCAGGGGATTTCTGCCGGGGATTCGGGGAGTCAGCGCCAGCCAGTTGCATTCAATCATCTTTTATCTGGCTGGCATCGTCGGTGTTCGGTGGGGATTTCTGTTTTCTTTTCGGTATTATGTATCGCTTAGTTGCATTTGGCGCActttcggatatttccctctttCTCCCATCGCCAGCGAAGTCAAAGTTTGATTCGTGTTTTCGGATTTTGCCGCAGCAAGACTTCAATTTGATTCGCCGCCATCGATTTGATTTCAATTTGCCAAATGCCCTGGCTATTTATCTCAATGACTCACTCGTTGTCCCTTCTTTTTCCGATTTGTTCAGCCAAGGTGAAAGTCGCTTTCAATGGGAATTTAAAAGCCAGTACAAGGCTGAGGAAAATCCAATTCacatatttaatgaaattataTTCCTTGCTATGTACAAAACATCTTTATATCCACTGatttacttatttaaattCCAGTTaccataaatacaataattaAACGTAATACAATTTCTATAAACTTACACACAAATATTGGTCACAATCAGAGTAATCAAATACCAACCTGC contains:
- the LOC119551181 gene encoding uncharacterized protein LOC119551181 produces the protein MAITAAATSAGETAANELNKYCCCAEKQQQRQQQQQRRQQHQQIKGRQKARDVRDV